A single Perognathus longimembris pacificus isolate PPM17 chromosome 17, ASM2315922v1, whole genome shotgun sequence DNA region contains:
- the Endov gene encoding endonuclease V, translated as MDCKAAAERPPEETLALWKREQAWLKARVVDWDTEPWQQDPSFSGLQRVGGVDVSFVKGDSARACATLVVLSYPELEVVHEESRMVSLTAPYISGFLAFREVPSLVDLVQRLRETEPGLLPQVLLVDGNGVLHHRGFGVACHLGVLTGLPCIGVAKKLLQVDGLENNALHKAKIQVLRAAGDAFPLTGDSGVVLGVALKSHDRSSKPVYVSVGHKLSLETAVRLTRHCCRFRVPEPVRQADIRSREHIRRTLTPPEPPAPGRERSRKVPGPKPRPKGGSGEGRSRGPGTEQGAPRPGSPEQDEDRRPGEAGHRERRALPGEGSCAEEPVPGDGGAVPPPPHVEHGKSH; from the exons ATGGACTGCAAGGCCGCGGCGGAACGGCCGCCGGAGGAAACCCTGGCGCTCTGGAAACG GGAGCAAGCCTGGCTGAAGGCCCGCGTGGTGGACTGGGACACCGAGCCATGGCAGCAAGACCCCAGCTTCTCAGGGCTGCAGCGGGTCGGGGGTGTTGATGTGTCCTTTGTGAAAGGGGACAGTGCCCGTGCCTGTGCCACCCTGGTGGTGCTCAGCTACCCGGAGCTCGAG GTGGTACACGAGGAGAGTCGCATGGTCAGCCTGACCGCCCCCTACATATCCGGCTTCCTGGCCTTCCGAGAGGTGCCTTCCCTGGTGGATTTGGTGCAGCGGCTGCGGGAGACAGAGCCTGGCCTCCTGCCCCAG GTCCTTCTTGTGGATGGAAATGGGGTGCTCCACCACCGAG GCTTCGGTGTGGCCTGCCACCTTGGCGTCCTTACGGGGCTGCCCTGCATTGGGGTGGCCAAGAAGCTCCTGCAGGTGGACGGGCTGGAGAACAATGCCCTGCACAAGGCGAAG ATCCAAGTGCTGCGGGCTGCGGGAGATGCGTTTCCTCTGACTGGAGACTCTGGGGTGGTGCTGGGAGTG GCCCTCAAGAGCCACGACCGCAGTTCCAAGCCCGTCTACGTCTCCGTGGGCCACAAGCTGAGCCTGGAGACCGCTGTGCGCCTGACCCGCCACTGCTGCAGGTTCCGGGTCCCAGAGCCCGTGCGCCAG GCTGACATCCGTTCTCGAGAGCACATCCGCAGGACCCTCACGCCCCCAGAGCCCCCTGCGCCGGGCCGGGAGAG GAGCCGGAAGGTGCCGGGGCCAAAGCCGCGTCCCAAAGGAGGCTCAGGAGAGGGCCGCAGCCGGGGGCCGGGGACAGAGCAGGGGGCCCCGCGGCCAGGCTCCCCGGAACAGGACGAGGACCGGCGGCCTGGGGAAGCTGGGCACCGTGAGCGGCGCGCTCTGCCCGGGGAGGGTAGCTGCGCTGAGGAGCCGGTCCCCGGGGACGGTGGGGCTGTCCCCCCACCGCCGCACGTGGAACACGGGAAGTCTCACTGA